A single Chanos chanos chromosome 8, fChaCha1.1, whole genome shotgun sequence DNA region contains:
- the LOC115819837 gene encoding CD276 antigen homolog, translating to MVGRWVLIYLLVLYIDKVFSSQDVVTVDGVTGGSVILPCIYTDEVIKTEDLTVYWRLNDSMVVYEHVSDGTGYKPDPQFENRTRMFPEMYSTGNFSLSLGNVSITDGGLYSCFILPVNVEKKIELRATEAPAEKTDRDDRNSSVKIGPVSSLLLFLMLLFRHIVLFM from the exons ATGGTTGGACG ATGGGTGCTCATATATCTGTTGGTGTTATATATTGACAAAG TGTTCTCCTCTCAAGATGTTGTGACAGTGGATGGTGTCACAGGAGGCAGTGTTATTTTGCCTTGCATATACACAGATGAAGTGATCAAAACTGAAGATTTGACTGTATACTGGCGCTTGAATGACAGCATGGTTGTGTATGAACATGTCTCAGATGGAACCGGATATAAACCAGACCCACAGTTCGAGAACAGGACACGCATGTTCCCTGAAATGTACAGCACAGGCAACTTCTCTCTATCACTGGGAAACGTGTCAATCACAGATGGAGGACTGTACTCCTGTTTTATCCTTCCTGTtaatgtggagaaaaaaatagagCTTCGTGCCACAG aggcTCCAGCTGAAAAAACAGATCGAGATGATAGAAACAGTAGTGTGAAAATCGGTCCTGTATCATCGCTGTTACTCTTCCTGATGCTTCTCTTCAGACACATCGTACTGTTTATGTGA